The stretch of DNA CGCGACGCTCGCCCAACCGATCGACTTGCGGACCGGCGCGCACGCCGGCGGCGGCGCGGTCGAGGTCGCGCAGGTCGAGTGCGGAGGCGGCGTGACGATCGACTACCGCGGCGCCGACGAGGCGGGCCAGACCTCGCACGAACGCGCGCAGACCAAGACGCTGGCGATCAACCGGCTCACCGGCGCGGTCACGGGCCGCGGCCCGGGGACGATCCGCTCGGTGCGGCTCGCCGGCGCCGGCGGCGGCCCGTTCAGCGGCCCCGCGGTGGGAGACAAAGACAAGGGCGGGCTCCGCTTCTTGCGGGTGGATTTCAACAACGGGATCGCCGGCAACTACCTCGAACGCCGCGCGCAGTTCGCCGGCAACGTGCAGGTGGTCTACGGGCCGGTGTTGGCGTGGGACCATCAGCTGCCGCTACACTCGCCCGAAGGCGTGCCGCCCGACTCGGTCGAGCTGCGCTGCGAAGAGTTGCGGGTGCTCGAAGACCCCGCCTTCTCGGTGCGCCGCGGCGGCGATACCGGCGCGCCGTTCGGGCCGATCGAGCTGGTGGCGATGCGCGGCGTGCGGATCGACGCGGCGATGGGCGCCGACGGCGGCGGCGCGATCGCCGAGGCGGTCCGCGCGAGCTACTCGCAAGCGGCCGACCGCGCTATTCTCGAAGGGGACGGCACGCAGCTGGCCAAGCTCTGGCTCCAACAGAACGGGCAGCAGCAACCCGTCCCGATGTCGGGGCAGCGTTTGACGCACTACATCACGCTCGGCCGGACCACGTTCGAAGACATCCGCGGCGCCGAGTACCAACCGCCGGTAAGCGCGACTCGCCCCGCGCCGCCGCCGCGTTGAGTGAGGAACGCGGCGCCGCGATTGATCCCCAATCGCACTTGCCCTCCATCACACTTAGCCCCCGGTCATTGACCGGGGGCTAAATGACGTGGCTAAAAGCAACGCAAAAGCCGGCGAGAAGCGACAAAAAGCCCTAAAAAAGCGGGCGTCGCGCAGGAGCCGCGTAGAGGCCCCTGGCGTGCGTTGCGGTCCAAGGTGAGGGTTTACCCAGAGGGCGCGAACGGACGCGTTCTAGGGTCCGTTATGGCCCTCAGAATCGATGTGGCGCGGTCGGGTCCGGCGGGGTCCGTCGGGACCTTTTCAATGGACCACGGGCGCCCCAATTCCCCCCCGTTCAATGACCGGGGGCTAAGTGAGGAGTCCGACGTCGCGCCGGCCGTCACTTCAACAACCGCTCCAGCGCCGTGGCGAGTCCCGGGGTCTCGAACTCGAAGCCCGCTTCGCTGAGTCGCTTCGGCAACACCCGCGCGCTGTCGAGCAGCAGCTCCGACATCTCGCCCATCGCCATCTTCAGCGCGAACTCGGGCACGGGGAGCAGCGTCGGGCGGCCCAGATGTTGGCCGAGCGTTTTGGTGAACTGGCGGTTGGTGACGGGCTCGGGCGACGTGGCGTTGATCGCGCCATGCATCGCCTCGACGTCGCCGACGAATCGCAACGCGCGCACTAGGTCGGGCAGCGCGATCCAGCTCATCACTTGCTCGCCGCTGCCGATGACGCCTCCCGCGCCGAGCTTGAAGATCGGCAGCATCTTCGCCAGCGCGCCCCCCTTGGGGCTGAGCACCATGCCGAGCCGCATCTGCGCGACGCGGACGCCCGCCTCCCAGGCCGGAGCACCCGCGTTCTCCCACCACTGGCAGGTCTCGGTGAGAAAGCCTTCGCCCGGGGGCGAGTCCTCGTCGAGCGTTTCGTCGCCACGGTCGCCGTAGAAGCCGATCGCCGACGCCGACACCAGCGCGCGGGGCTTGTTCTCTAAACCCGCGACCGTCTTAGCGATCAGCCGTGTGCTGTTGACGCGGCTGTCGATGATCAGCTTCTTCACCGCCGGGGTCCAGCGGTCGTTGGCGATCCCCTTGCCGGCGAGGTTGAAGACGAGGTCCACGCCCTCGAGCTTGGCCGCGTCGATCTCGCCCGACGACGGCTTCCAGTAGACCTCGTCAACAGCCGAGGAGGAGACCGGATGCCTCACGAGCCGTAGCACACGCACGCCGTCGGCGGCGAAGGCTTCGGCTAGCGCGGTCCCAACGAGTCCCGAGGCGCCGGTGATAGCGATCGTGCGCGAGGTAGACATGGTCGGTTGCTCCAGGAGGGCGGGGGAGCGGGCGGGGGGGCGATCGGCTCGTCCGGTCGGGATTATAGCCGCTCAGGGGCGGCGTTGTTTGTAGCGGCGGCTTGCTTGTTCGAGGATCCGCTGCTCTTCGCGGGTCAGGCTCGCCTGGCCGTGGGCCTGGATCTTCCGCAGGATCTCGTCGACGCGGTCCTCGGCGGGATCGCTCGTCGCGCTGTCGTCATCGTCGTCGTTGCGGTGGACACGGAGGTTCGGCTTGCGCTTGAGCAGCGACTTGAAAGACTTGCCGACGCCGCCCTTCCCCGGCCCGTTGTTCCACCGGGGCAGCGAGTCCGACAGCCGCATGCCGTAACGGAAGTAGACGAAGCCGAAGAACGCGCCGCCAAGGTGCGCGGTGTAGGCGACGTCGCCCGATTGCTTGACGGCGCCCATGATGTCCTGGGCGAGGAACAGGATTGCCATCACCCAAGCCGGCACCGGGAGGATGCCCATGAGGTAGACCTGAACGTGCGGGTACCACAACGCGAAGAGCACCAAGATGCCAGCGATGCCGCCGGAGGCGCCGAGCAAGATTCCGCGCGGGTTGCCGCCCGAAGTAATGTTCTCGACGACGCACCAAGTCAGTCCGGCGAAGATCGCGGCGGCGAAGAAGAACGTCAGGTACTCGCGCCCGCCGAGACGCATCTCGATAATGCGACCGAAGAAGAACAGCGCCAGCCCGTTGAACAACACGTGGAAGACGTTCTGGGTGCTGTGCAACAACGCATAGGTCGCCAGCGAGTAGACACGCCACGGCTCGCGCCAGACGTCGGCCGGTAGCGAGAGGTAATCGCTGAACTGTCCTTGAAGGGGACGGTTCAGCAGCACCTGGGCGACGTAGACGCCGGCGATCACCGCCAGCAGCTTGCTGTTGGCGGTCCAGCTAGCAAAGCCGCCGCCCCGGCCGCCGCCATAGCTGTCGCGCCAGCCGCTGCCCGTGTCGTAGCTCCGTTCGTAGTCGCGGTCGTAGATGCCCATCTCTCGGCTGCTTGCCTACTGTCTCCGGGGACCTCCGCCGCCTCCCGGAGTGGGGGCGGCCGTCGGCACGGTCCTATCGTAGTGAGCCTAGCTCGGAAAGGGCAGCTACGGGCCAGAAGGCCCTTGGTAAGGCGGGCTATTCGATCCGTTCCGCGGTTTGCCGAACGCCGTTCTGGAAGAGTTCGACCGCCGTGCAATTGCCTTTGCCGTCGACTTTGAAGGTGAGCGTCGCCTCGACGACCTTGTAGAACCACTCGGTCTCACTGCGCGAGAAGACCTGGAAGGTGGGCTGGCCGGTGAGGCCGACCAGTAGCTTGCCCCCCTTGGTGGTGACGGTGAACTCGGCGCCGGGGGCGAGCCGGTACTTGCCGACATAGCGCTCGAGGACCTCTGCGGGCACGTCGTCGCTGACTTCGAACTCGCGCGGTTTCACATCGGCGCCGGCGAGCGCCCGCACCAAGTCTTGCGCGAGCGTATCGACTTCCATCGTCGCGGTGTTGGTGAGCACGACGACGGCGACCTTGAGCGGGCGGTTGATAAACAGCGCCGAGTGGTAGCCGCCGGTCTGCCCGTTGTGCCACCGCGTCTGGTCGTCGCGGGCGACGTGCCAGCCGAGACCCATCGCGAAGTCGCTGTCCTCGATCGGCTTCTGATGGACGCACCACGAGAGGCCGATCGCTTCGCGCAGTTCGCCCTCCTGCGGGTCGAGAAACGCTTTGGCAAAGGTGAGCATATCGTCGGCGGTGCTGCGGATCGCGCCGGCGCCGGCGAGCGTCTCGAAGTCCCAGTTGTGGTCCGGCACGCCCCCTTCGGTGTGCGGCGGCGCGAGGCGATCGCGACGTTCCTCGTCGAGCTTGATCGTTGTGTCGCTGAGCCCGAGCGGTTTGGCGATGCGCTTCTGCAAGAGCGACGCGTAATCGGTCTTCTGCTCACGAGCCAAGCAAAGACCCAGCAGGCCGGCGCCCAGGTTCGAGTACTCGATCACTTCGCACGGGCGCTTGCGTGGCCGGTACGAATTGAGGAACGCGCCGAGCCGTTTGCCGTCGTAGTCGGCGTAGGGGTTGTTGGGGTCGCTCGGCGCCAGGTTGTCGGGCAGGCGGGGTAGGCCCGACGTGTGCGTCGAGAGGTGCCAGAGTTCGGCTAACTGATCGCCATGCGGCTGCAGCTCGACGCCCTTCGGCAAGAGCTGGTTGACGGGCGTGTGGAGCGTTACGCGTCCCTGCACGACCGCGTCGGCGAGCAACAGTCCTGTAAAGACTTTGGAGAGCGAACCGATCTCATAGACCGTCTTGCCGTCCGGCGTGCGCGAGTCGTCCGCGGAGAATCGGCCGTAGCCACGCACGGCTTGGTCGTCGCCACGGAGGATGCCGACGGTCATGCCGACGACGGTCTCGCTATCGACGTAGGGCTTAGCGAGGCGGTCGATCGTCGTCTCGAGCGGCTCGGCGGCGGCGGTTCCAGTTGCGACGAGAAGGGCAAAAGTCAGAGGCAGTCGCATGGCGTCAACCGGTGTAAATGGAAGGGGGCGTTGGTTTGATGGTAGCTTGTTCGTTGACTTGCGATTGGTCTTGGGAACGAATCCGTTGAGTATGGGCGCCTGCGCGTCGATCGCGCTTATTCGAACCGTTTGGCGATCTGCCGCCCGCCGTTCTGAAACAGCTCGACGGCGGCGCTCTTGCCCGCACCGTCGACTTTAAAGGTCAGAGTGGCGTCGACGAGCTGGACGTCCCACTCGGACTCGCTGCGAGGGAGAAGCACCAAAGGCTCCTGCCCTGTTAGCTGCGCCGTAAGCTGTCCGTCCGATTCCGCAATGTTGAGGACATGTCCCGAAGGAAACTGGTACTTGCCAACGTGGCGTCGCATCACGTCGGACGATTCTGGGAAACTTTCCGCGAACCAACGATATGCGACCTCTCGTCTCTGGGGAGATCGCTTGATCGACTGGCGTTTCTCTTCGGTCATCGGGACCGCTTCCAGAACGATTTCGTCATCGGATCCGAGCGGTAGAACCACCAGACGAACCGTGTCGCCCGGTTTGTTGCCCATTCGCGCTAGCAACTCGACAAGGTCTTCCTCGAAGCGCATCCGCCACCTGTCATGGTAGTTTTGCTTCCCGGAGGCGAGGATTTCATCAACCGCCACGCCATCGATCGACACGAGCCGGAACCACTCTTCCTCGAGACGCACTTCGGGCGCCTCACCTTGCCAGCGGACCGCGTCGAAGGGGGATCGCTTCGGGTACTCCACGTCCATTAG from Botrimarina mediterranea encodes:
- a CDS encoding rhomboid family intramembrane serine protease, which gives rise to MGIYDRDYERSYDTGSGWRDSYGGGRGGGFASWTANSKLLAVIAGVYVAQVLLNRPLQGQFSDYLSLPADVWREPWRVYSLATYALLHSTQNVFHVLFNGLALFFFGRIIEMRLGGREYLTFFFAAAIFAGLTWCVVENITSGGNPRGILLGASGGIAGILVLFALWYPHVQVYLMGILPVPAWVMAILFLAQDIMGAVKQSGDVAYTAHLGGAFFGFVYFRYGMRLSDSLPRWNNGPGKGGVGKSFKSLLKRKPNLRVHRNDDDDDSATSDPAEDRVDEILRKIQAHGQASLTREEQRILEQASRRYKQRRP
- a CDS encoding serine hydrolase — its product is MRLPLTFALLVATGTAAAEPLETTIDRLAKPYVDSETVVGMTVGILRGDDQAVRGYGRFSADDSRTPDGKTVYEIGSLSKVFTGLLLADAVVQGRVTLHTPVNQLLPKGVELQPHGDQLAELWHLSTHTSGLPRLPDNLAPSDPNNPYADYDGKRLGAFLNSYRPRKRPCEVIEYSNLGAGLLGLCLAREQKTDYASLLQKRIAKPLGLSDTTIKLDEERRDRLAPPHTEGGVPDHNWDFETLAGAGAIRSTADDMLTFAKAFLDPQEGELREAIGLSWCVHQKPIEDSDFAMGLGWHVARDDQTRWHNGQTGGYHSALFINRPLKVAVVVLTNTATMEVDTLAQDLVRALAGADVKPREFEVSDDVPAEVLERYVGKYRLAPGAEFTVTTKGGKLLVGLTGQPTFQVFSRSETEWFYKVVEATLTFKVDGKGNCTAVELFQNGVRQTAERIE
- a CDS encoding TIGR01777 family oxidoreductase, yielding MSTSRTIAITGASGLVGTALAEAFAADGVRVLRLVRHPVSSSAVDEVYWKPSSGEIDAAKLEGVDLVFNLAGKGIANDRWTPAVKKLIIDSRVNSTRLIAKTVAGLENKPRALVSASAIGFYGDRGDETLDEDSPPGEGFLTETCQWWENAGAPAWEAGVRVAQMRLGMVLSPKGGALAKMLPIFKLGAGGVIGSGEQVMSWIALPDLVRALRFVGDVEAMHGAINATSPEPVTNRQFTKTLGQHLGRPTLLPVPEFALKMAMGEMSELLLDSARVLPKRLSEAGFEFETPGLATALERLLK